The following are encoded in a window of Saccharothrix longispora genomic DNA:
- a CDS encoding HAD hydrolase-like protein — protein MDAGELLAERDHVLVALDGPVAEGLSAHRVADRLRALVAEDRLPRGVARTTDPFAVLAHAAAIGPATERAVHAQWRRVEHEVVAGARVAPGVREAFAALVARGVRLTVVGVLDVEVVRAFLVLHGLDAHVRRLVGRVRSDRAAPDLVASAVHAGAVPVRSCAFVGGTDADLAAARAAGVDAFRHRGAAAPEPVTGADAWFGALSATRPTWPRIRG, from the coding sequence GTGGACGCCGGGGAACTGCTCGCGGAGCGCGACCACGTGCTGGTGGCGTTGGACGGTCCGGTCGCCGAGGGCCTGTCGGCGCACCGGGTCGCCGACCGGTTGCGGGCGCTGGTGGCCGAGGACCGGTTGCCGCGCGGGGTGGCCCGGACGACGGACCCGTTCGCGGTGCTCGCCCACGCGGCGGCCATCGGTCCGGCCACCGAGCGGGCCGTGCACGCGCAGTGGCGCCGGGTCGAGCACGAGGTGGTGGCCGGGGCACGGGTGGCACCCGGGGTGCGCGAGGCGTTCGCCGCGCTGGTCGCCCGCGGGGTGCGGCTCACCGTGGTCGGTGTCCTGGACGTCGAGGTGGTCCGGGCGTTCCTCGTGCTGCACGGCCTGGACGCGCACGTGCGCCGCCTGGTCGGCCGGGTCCGGTCCGACCGGGCCGCGCCGGACCTGGTCGCCTCTGCGGTCCACGCGGGCGCGGTCCCCGTGCGGTCGTGCGCGTTCGTCGGCGGCACCGACGCCGACCTCGCCGCGGCCCGCGCGGCGGGTGTCGACGCGTTCCGGCACCGCGGCGCCGCCGCGCCCGAACCGGTGACGGGGGCGGACGCCTGGTTCGGCGCGCTCTCCGCGACGCGGCCGACCTGGCCCCGAATCCGCGGGTAG
- a CDS encoding CsbD family protein, with protein MGADDKFEAKADELKGKGKEALGGATDDPDLEAEGKGDQAKGNLKQAGEKIKDVFKS; from the coding sequence ATGGGTGCAGACGACAAGTTCGAAGCGAAGGCCGACGAGCTCAAGGGCAAGGGCAAGGAAGCGCTCGGCGGAGCCACCGACGACCCCGACCTGGAGGCCGAGGGCAAGGGCGACCAGGCGAAGGGAAACCTGAAGCAGGCCGGCGAGAAGATCAAGGACGTGTTCAAGAGCTGA
- a CDS encoding WGR domain-containing protein, with translation MSATTYLELSETGGGAHKFYEVRVDDTEVTITYGRIGEQGQVRSATFADHAKALKAAEKKIGEKVRKGYAPAVKGARGRRAVSRRQIVSTRSTAHQAPVLWRFASGAPAFGIFIGEDHAWVGNEKGDVYTLTHDGRVTGRFGLPDAVKCIVADDFWIYAGCDDGQVYDLGAKVPRVAYEIADDVDIYWLDIHDGVLGVSDRQGRVTVVDHEDEFQWSCPATGDSAWMVRCAPEGVFHGHSRGVTHYTGRGHRAWHADTVGEVLFGWQERTEVFAGTSRGRVHRFAKSDGRETAVYRCDAPVFSCATSPGGEFVFAGDNQSSVYCFAADGTRLWKLATGCGSAFSMQYRDERLYLVTTDGSLACLDASPAAVHAAEQGQLPPRQDIKAGSIDRVEATAEVEVVAHAAPGDGVVVECVREGGRIRVRVVSDGYDRTWGVQFPKNIRVPGARYLVSEVLTSAGGSFYRTRGEIKRLR, from the coding sequence ATGTCTGCGACGACGTACCTGGAACTGTCCGAGACGGGCGGTGGCGCGCACAAGTTCTACGAGGTGCGGGTCGACGACACCGAGGTCACCATCACCTACGGCCGCATCGGGGAGCAGGGGCAGGTCAGGAGCGCGACGTTCGCCGACCACGCCAAGGCGTTGAAGGCGGCCGAGAAGAAGATCGGCGAGAAGGTGCGCAAGGGCTACGCCCCCGCCGTCAAGGGCGCGCGCGGTCGCCGGGCGGTGAGCCGGCGGCAGATCGTGAGCACCCGCTCGACCGCCCACCAGGCCCCGGTGCTGTGGCGGTTCGCGTCCGGCGCCCCGGCGTTCGGCATCTTCATCGGCGAGGACCACGCCTGGGTCGGCAACGAGAAGGGCGACGTCTACACCCTCACCCACGACGGCCGCGTCACCGGCAGGTTCGGGCTGCCGGACGCCGTCAAGTGCATCGTGGCCGACGACTTCTGGATCTACGCCGGGTGCGACGACGGCCAGGTGTACGACCTCGGCGCCAAGGTGCCCCGGGTCGCCTACGAGATCGCGGACGACGTCGACATCTACTGGCTCGACATCCACGACGGCGTGCTCGGCGTGTCCGACCGGCAGGGCCGGGTGACGGTGGTGGACCACGAGGACGAGTTCCAGTGGTCGTGCCCCGCCACCGGCGACAGCGCCTGGATGGTCCGCTGCGCGCCCGAAGGCGTCTTCCACGGCCACTCCCGGGGCGTCACCCACTACACCGGCAGGGGTCACCGGGCGTGGCACGCCGACACGGTCGGCGAGGTGCTGTTCGGCTGGCAGGAGCGCACCGAGGTCTTCGCGGGCACCAGCCGGGGCCGGGTGCACAGGTTCGCCAAGTCGGACGGCCGCGAGACGGCCGTCTACCGCTGCGACGCGCCCGTGTTCTCCTGCGCCACCTCGCCCGGCGGCGAGTTCGTCTTCGCCGGCGACAACCAGTCCTCCGTGTACTGCTTCGCGGCCGACGGCACGAGGCTGTGGAAGCTGGCCACCGGGTGCGGCTCGGCGTTCTCCATGCAGTACCGCGACGAACGGCTCTACCTGGTGACGACGGACGGTTCGCTGGCCTGCCTGGACGCGAGCCCGGCCGCCGTGCACGCGGCCGAGCAGGGGCAGCTCCCGCCCCGCCAGGACATCAAGGCGGGCAGCATCGACCGCGTGGAGGCGACCGCCGAGGTGGAGGTCGTCGCGCACGCGGCGCCGGGCGACGGCGTGGTGGTCGAGTGCGTGCGGGAGGGCGGCCGGATCAGGGTGCGCGTGGTCTCGGACGGCTACGACCGCACGTGGGGCGTGCAGTTCCCCAAGAACATCCGGGTGCCCGGCGCCCGCTACCTGGTGTCGGAGGTCCTCACCTCGGCAGGCGGCTCGTTCTACCGCACGAGGGGCGAGATCAAGCGCCTCCGCTGA
- a CDS encoding SRPBCC family protein produces MPRTDTGSRVIAAPPERVYAALVDPAALETWLPPEGMTGRFDRFDARPGGSYRLVLTYADASAAPGKATADSDVVEARFVDVVPGARVVQAVEFESADPAYAGTMTMTWEVTPAGAGTRVEIRADDVPDGISAEDHAAGLASSLANLAAYLEAGSEGV; encoded by the coding sequence ATGCCACGGACCGACACGGGTTCCCGCGTCATCGCCGCTCCGCCGGAACGGGTGTACGCCGCCCTGGTCGACCCGGCCGCGCTCGAAACCTGGCTGCCGCCCGAGGGGATGACCGGCAGGTTCGACCGGTTCGACGCGCGTCCCGGCGGTTCCTACCGGCTGGTCCTGACCTACGCGGACGCCTCGGCGGCACCCGGCAAGGCCACGGCCGACTCCGACGTCGTCGAGGCGCGGTTCGTCGACGTCGTCCCCGGCGCGCGCGTGGTGCAGGCGGTCGAGTTCGAGTCCGCCGATCCCGCCTACGCCGGCACGATGACCATGACCTGGGAGGTCACCCCCGCCGGCGCCGGCACGCGGGTGGAGATCCGGGCCGACGACGTGCCCGACGGCATCTCCGCCGAGGACCACGCCGCCGGGCTGGCGTCGTCGTTGGCGAACCTCGCCGCGTACCTCGAAGCAGGTTCCGAGGGCGTTTAG
- a CDS encoding BTAD domain-containing putative transcriptional regulator — protein sequence MRIGMLGPFEVHADDGTPADVPGARLRALLIALALDPGRVVRKAVLIDWIWGEHPPTDAANALQRLASRLRRALPDGVVDGQAGGYRLLVEPDSVDAVRFERLVGRARGVEGGHRAKLLREALDTWRGAAAQDVGLRDSEAFDAAVTRLEALRLTALEDRFEAEITLGGGAELVAELTDLVAAHPVRERLVAALMRALGAAGRGNEALAAYQRAREALADSLGADPSPELSALHVALLRGELGRPEEDRRTNLRAELTSFVGKDDDVAAVRGLVTGHRLTTLIGPGGSGKTRLAAEAVRTLLGDLPDGAWLVELAPLGAGAEVAHATLAALGLRDALLGGPPDAEPVERVVAAIRDREVLLVLDNCEHVIDSAAEFAHRVLGECRRLRVLATSREPLGITGEALWQVAPLALPDEDADPDAIESSPAVLLLRDRAGAVRKDLVIDARTSSTMARVCRALDGMPLAIELAAARLRTMSLDQLADRLDDRFRLLTGGSRTALPRHRTLRAVIDWSWELLTDAERVVLRRLSVFAGGANLEAAERVCSGDGVEPGEVLELLTALTEKSLVVAAGDRAPRYRMLGTVREYAGDRLAEAGESDSARHAHLAHFTELVETAEPHLRRAEQVEWLAVLEAEHDDIAAAMRGALAAGEAQGAMRLAAAASWYWWLGGHKAEAHELLVAATGTPGEATDEVRARAYGFLAMFMTAGRNDQYQAEEWIREAHRFSGDDRGGHPVLAFVAPLERLLHGPDEFVAGFEPLLAHEDPWVRAVGRLQLGKMRILLGRDEENADAYLEAALAEFRAIGERWGTAFALTELANRIAMRGEFAAACEHYEQAIAVVTEVGALDDVVAMRPRQAQLHWLAGDEEACAAAMAEAQRYAEQVAWPDALAELALAKAELARWRGDAGQARRQLDVATALLGDRAGRSSVHVVEQDLLGYLAEDVDESLAHRVAAFEAVAGTEQAPLIAQVLVGLADLALRREQPEQAARLLAAGDGVRGRPDRCHPDATRIEREARSRLGDAWFTEATLEGARASWRELAAVTLAR from the coding sequence ATGCGCATCGGAATGCTGGGACCGTTCGAGGTCCACGCGGACGACGGCACCCCGGCGGACGTGCCGGGCGCCCGGTTGCGCGCGCTCCTGATCGCCCTCGCGCTCGATCCCGGCCGGGTGGTCCGGAAGGCGGTGCTGATCGACTGGATCTGGGGCGAGCACCCGCCGACCGACGCGGCGAACGCCTTGCAGCGCCTCGCCTCCCGGCTCCGCCGGGCCCTCCCGGACGGCGTGGTCGACGGGCAGGCCGGCGGCTACCGGCTGCTGGTGGAACCCGACTCCGTCGACGCCGTCCGGTTCGAACGCCTCGTCGGCCGGGCGCGCGGCGTCGAGGGCGGGCACCGGGCGAAGCTGCTCCGGGAAGCCCTCGACACCTGGCGCGGCGCGGCCGCGCAGGACGTCGGCCTCCGGGACAGCGAGGCGTTCGACGCGGCGGTCACCCGGCTCGAAGCGCTGCGCCTGACCGCGCTGGAGGACCGGTTCGAAGCCGAGATCACCCTCGGCGGGGGCGCGGAACTGGTCGCCGAGCTGACCGACCTGGTGGCCGCCCACCCGGTCCGGGAACGGCTCGTCGCCGCGCTCATGCGCGCCCTCGGCGCGGCCGGTCGGGGCAACGAGGCGCTGGCCGCGTACCAGCGCGCGCGGGAGGCCCTCGCCGACTCGCTGGGCGCGGACCCGTCACCGGAGCTGTCCGCGCTGCACGTCGCGCTGCTGCGCGGCGAGCTCGGACGACCCGAGGAGGACCGCAGGACCAACCTGCGCGCCGAGCTGACCAGCTTCGTCGGCAAGGACGACGACGTCGCCGCCGTCCGCGGACTCGTCACCGGGCACCGGCTCACCACGCTGATCGGACCGGGCGGCTCAGGGAAGACCAGGCTGGCCGCGGAAGCCGTGCGCACGCTGCTCGGCGACCTGCCCGACGGTGCCTGGCTGGTCGAACTCGCCCCCCTCGGTGCGGGCGCAGAGGTGGCGCACGCGACGCTCGCCGCCCTCGGCCTGCGGGACGCGCTCCTCGGCGGACCGCCGGACGCGGAGCCGGTGGAACGGGTGGTCGCCGCCATCCGCGACCGCGAGGTGCTGCTGGTACTGGACAACTGCGAGCACGTGATCGACTCGGCGGCGGAGTTCGCCCACCGGGTGCTGGGAGAGTGCCGGCGGCTGCGCGTCCTCGCCACGAGCCGGGAACCGCTCGGCATCACCGGCGAGGCGCTGTGGCAGGTCGCGCCGCTCGCCCTGCCCGACGAGGACGCCGACCCGGACGCGATCGAGTCGTCCCCGGCCGTCCTGCTGCTGCGCGACCGGGCCGGCGCGGTGCGCAAGGACCTCGTGATCGACGCCCGCACGTCGTCGACCATGGCGCGTGTCTGCCGGGCGCTGGACGGGATGCCGCTGGCCATCGAACTCGCCGCCGCCAGGCTGCGCACCATGTCCCTGGACCAGCTCGCCGACCGGCTCGACGACCGGTTCCGCCTGCTGACCGGCGGCAGCCGCACCGCGCTGCCGAGGCACCGGACGCTGCGCGCGGTGATCGACTGGAGCTGGGAGCTGCTCACCGACGCCGAACGGGTGGTCCTGCGCAGGCTCTCGGTGTTCGCCGGCGGCGCGAACCTGGAGGCGGCCGAACGGGTCTGCTCGGGCGACGGGGTCGAGCCGGGGGAGGTGCTCGAACTGCTGACCGCGTTGACCGAGAAGTCGCTGGTGGTCGCCGCGGGGGACCGGGCGCCGCGCTACCGGATGCTCGGCACCGTCAGGGAGTACGCCGGGGACCGGCTCGCGGAGGCGGGGGAGTCGGACTCGGCCCGCCACGCGCACCTCGCGCACTTCACCGAGCTCGTCGAGACCGCCGAGCCGCACCTCCGCCGCGCCGAGCAGGTGGAGTGGCTCGCCGTGCTGGAGGCCGAGCACGACGACATCGCCGCCGCTATGCGCGGTGCGCTCGCGGCCGGCGAGGCGCAGGGGGCGATGCGGCTCGCCGCCGCCGCGAGCTGGTACTGGTGGCTCGGCGGGCACAAGGCCGAGGCCCACGAGCTGCTCGTCGCGGCGACCGGGACGCCCGGCGAGGCGACCGACGAGGTCCGGGCGCGGGCGTACGGGTTCCTGGCGATGTTCATGACCGCCGGGCGCAACGACCAGTACCAGGCGGAGGAGTGGATCAGGGAGGCGCACCGGTTCAGCGGGGACGACCGCGGCGGGCACCCGGTGCTGGCGTTCGTCGCCCCGCTGGAGCGCCTGCTGCACGGGCCGGACGAGTTCGTGGCCGGGTTCGAACCGCTGCTCGCCCACGAGGACCCCTGGGTGCGCGCCGTCGGCCGGCTCCAACTCGGCAAGATGCGCATCCTGCTCGGCCGGGACGAGGAGAACGCCGACGCCTACCTGGAGGCCGCGCTCGCCGAGTTCCGCGCGATCGGGGAGCGGTGGGGCACCGCGTTCGCCCTGACGGAACTGGCGAACCGGATCGCCATGCGCGGCGAGTTCGCGGCGGCCTGCGAGCACTACGAGCAGGCGATCGCGGTCGTCACCGAGGTCGGCGCCCTCGACGACGTCGTGGCGATGCGGCCCCGGCAGGCCCAGCTGCACTGGCTCGCGGGGGACGAGGAGGCCTGCGCGGCGGCCATGGCGGAGGCCCAGCGGTACGCGGAGCAGGTCGCCTGGCCGGACGCGCTGGCCGAGCTGGCCCTGGCGAAGGCGGAACTGGCACGCTGGCGCGGCGACGCCGGGCAGGCGCGCCGGCAGCTCGACGTCGCGACGGCCCTGCTGGGCGACAGGGCCGGGCGGTCCTCCGTCCACGTGGTGGAGCAGGACCTGCTCGGCTACCTCGCCGAGGACGTCGACGAATCCCTGGCGCACCGCGTCGCGGCCTTCGAGGCCGTCGCCGGGACGGAGCAGGCGCCCCTGATCGCGCAGGTGCTCGTCGGGCTCGCGGACCTCGCGCTGCGCCGGGAACAGCCCGAGCAGGCCGCACGGCTGCTCGCGGCCGGCGACGGCGTGCGCGGTCGGCCGGACCGCTGCCACCCCGACGCCACCCGGATCGAGCGGGAAGCGCGGAGCCGCCTCGGTGACGCGTGGTTCACCGAGGCGACCCTGGAAGGCGCGCGGGCGAGCTGGCGGGAGCTGGCCGCGGTCACGCTCGCGCGGTGA
- a CDS encoding ABC transporter permease, which yields MSTDSAIMLRRNLKHTLRNPVTLFNAVFLPVIMMLMFVYVFGGAFDVGVDYVDYATPGMLMMTLGYGLGATAVAVSSDMTKGVINRFKVMDVSRGAVLTGHVVSTVVRTVLALAVILGVAFLMGFSPEATFTHWLALTGLLVLTSFAVAWLTVALGLAAKSVESAGFATVPLIMLPFFSSAIVPADRMGPGVREFARYQPFTPIIESVRGFFDGTPSGGHTIAAVAWCVGISVVGYAWARAKFTARA from the coding sequence ATGAGCACCGATTCGGCGATCATGCTGCGCCGCAACCTCAAGCACACCCTGCGGAACCCGGTCACGCTGTTCAACGCCGTCTTCCTGCCGGTGATCATGATGCTGATGTTCGTGTACGTCTTCGGCGGCGCGTTCGACGTCGGCGTCGACTACGTCGACTACGCGACGCCGGGGATGCTGATGATGACCCTCGGGTACGGGCTCGGCGCCACGGCGGTCGCGGTCAGCTCGGACATGACGAAGGGCGTCATCAACCGGTTCAAGGTCATGGACGTCTCGCGCGGCGCGGTGCTGACGGGGCACGTCGTCTCCACCGTGGTGCGCACCGTGCTCGCCCTGGCGGTGATCCTCGGCGTGGCCTTCCTGATGGGGTTCAGCCCGGAGGCGACGTTCACCCACTGGCTGGCCCTGACCGGCCTGCTGGTGCTGACGAGCTTCGCGGTCGCCTGGCTGACCGTCGCCCTGGGGTTGGCCGCGAAGTCGGTGGAGTCCGCGGGGTTCGCCACCGTGCCGCTGATCATGCTGCCGTTCTTCAGCAGCGCGATCGTGCCGGCCGACAGGATGGGGCCCGGCGTCCGGGAGTTCGCGCGGTACCAGCCCTTCACGCCGATCATCGAGAGCGTGCGCGGGTTCTTCGACGGCACGCCGTCGGGCGGCCACACGATCGCCGCGGTCGCGTGGTGCGTCGGGATCTCCGTCGTCGGCTACGCGTGGGCGCGCGCGAAGTTCACCGCGCGAGCGTGA
- a CDS encoding ATP-binding cassette domain-containing protein, with amino-acid sequence MTNSAILASGLRKSYRDRVVLDGIDLDVREGTVFSLLGPNGAGKTTAVNVLTTLSRADAGTVRVAGHDIATETKAVRAAIGVTGQSASVDELLTGRENLRLMADLHHLPRGEGGRVVEHLLRRFDLEESAGRSASTYSGGMRRKLDLAMTLVGKPRIIFLDEPTTGLDPRSRRTMWGIVRELVAEGTTVFLTTQYLEEADQLADRVAVLDQGRLVAQGTPGELKRQVPGGHVRLRFADAGRLGAAARAVAGSAPDEDGLVLRVPSDGRARSLRVLLDRLDEHAIDVEEFTVHMPDLDDVFLALTGHPSTGTARVGTEAPVR; translated from the coding sequence GTGACGAACTCGGCGATCCTGGCTTCCGGGTTGCGGAAGTCCTACCGGGACCGGGTGGTGCTCGACGGCATCGACCTGGACGTCCGCGAGGGCACGGTGTTCTCCCTGCTCGGCCCGAACGGGGCGGGCAAGACGACGGCGGTGAACGTGCTGACCACGTTGTCGAGGGCCGACGCCGGAACGGTGCGCGTCGCCGGGCACGACATCGCGACGGAGACCAAGGCGGTGCGCGCGGCGATCGGGGTCACCGGCCAGTCCGCGTCCGTGGACGAACTGCTGACCGGCCGGGAGAACCTCCGGTTGATGGCGGACCTGCACCACCTGCCGCGCGGCGAGGGCGGGCGGGTCGTGGAGCACCTGCTCCGGCGGTTCGACCTGGAGGAGTCGGCGGGCAGGTCGGCCTCCACCTACTCCGGCGGCATGCGCCGCAAGCTGGACCTGGCGATGACGCTGGTCGGCAAGCCCCGGATCATCTTCCTGGACGAGCCGACGACGGGCCTGGACCCGCGCAGCCGGCGGACGATGTGGGGCATCGTCCGCGAGCTGGTGGCCGAGGGCACGACCGTCTTCCTCACCACCCAGTACCTGGAGGAGGCGGACCAGCTCGCCGACCGCGTCGCCGTGCTCGACCAGGGCAGGCTGGTCGCCCAGGGCACCCCCGGGGAGCTGAAGCGGCAGGTCCCCGGCGGTCACGTGCGGCTCCGGTTCGCCGACGCCGGTCGGCTGGGCGCGGCGGCGCGGGCCGTCGCCGGTTCCGCCCCCGACGAGGACGGCCTGGTCCTGCGGGTGCCCAGCGACGGCCGGGCGAGGTCGTTGCGGGTCCTGCTGGACCGGCTCGACGAGCACGCGATCGACGTCGAGGAGTTCACCGTGCACATGCCGGACCTCGACGACGTCTTCCTCGCCCTCACCGGTCACCCGAGCACGGGGACCGCCCGCGTCGGGACGGAGGCCCCGGTCCGATGA
- a CDS encoding cytochrome P450: protein MPQPVPVPHGLPVDRDAGPFDPPSAITRLRGARPVSPMLFPDGHEGWLVTGYAAVRQLMADTRFSSRQDLGVVHVPYETPGMPVATEPSPQVPGLFISMDPPDHTRLRRMLTGAFTVKRMKQLEEHVVEVVERQLDEMARLTPPVDLVKEFALPVPSLVICELLGVPYADRAGFQGDSATFLERDVTLEEKMAAYGSLTSYLAELVTRKRAAPDDDLLSDVARNADVTVEELTGIAFLLLLAGHETTANMLALGTFALLEHPGQLAAVRADEALLPDAVEELVRYLSIADVFYRYATEDVELGGETITAGSTVVVSLLAANRDPERFEDPDRLDVRRKARGHLAFGHGVHQCLGQQLARVEMRAGFEALLRRFPDLALAVPAGEVRLKSDMNIYGVHELPVTWSDAREVSA from the coding sequence ATGCCCCAGCCCGTCCCCGTCCCGCACGGCCTGCCCGTGGACCGCGACGCGGGCCCGTTCGACCCGCCCAGCGCGATCACGCGGCTGCGCGGGGCCCGCCCCGTCAGCCCCATGCTCTTCCCCGACGGCCACGAGGGTTGGCTCGTCACCGGCTACGCCGCGGTCCGGCAGCTCATGGCCGACACCCGGTTCAGCTCACGACAGGACCTCGGCGTCGTGCACGTGCCGTACGAGACCCCCGGCATGCCGGTCGCGACCGAGCCGTCCCCGCAGGTGCCGGGCCTGTTCATCTCGATGGACCCGCCGGACCACACCCGGTTGCGGCGGATGCTCACCGGGGCCTTCACCGTCAAGCGCATGAAGCAGCTCGAAGAGCACGTCGTCGAGGTCGTCGAACGGCAACTGGACGAGATGGCCCGCCTCACGCCGCCGGTCGACCTGGTGAAGGAGTTCGCGCTGCCCGTGCCCTCGCTGGTGATCTGCGAGCTGCTCGGCGTGCCCTACGCGGACCGGGCGGGCTTCCAGGGCGATTCCGCCACGTTCCTGGAGAGGGACGTGACGCTGGAGGAGAAGATGGCCGCGTACGGCAGCCTGACCTCCTACCTGGCCGAACTGGTCACGCGCAAGCGCGCCGCGCCCGACGACGACCTCCTGTCCGACGTGGCCCGCAACGCCGACGTCACCGTCGAGGAGCTGACCGGCATCGCCTTCCTGCTGCTGCTCGCGGGTCACGAGACCACCGCGAACATGCTGGCGCTGGGCACGTTCGCGCTCCTGGAGCACCCCGGGCAGCTCGCCGCGGTGCGCGCCGACGAGGCCCTGCTGCCCGACGCCGTCGAGGAGCTGGTGCGCTACCTGTCCATCGCGGACGTCTTCTACCGCTACGCCACCGAGGACGTCGAGCTGGGCGGCGAGACGATCACCGCGGGGTCGACCGTCGTCGTCTCGCTGCTGGCCGCCAACCGCGACCCCGAGCGGTTCGAGGACCCCGACAGGCTGGACGTCCGCCGCAAGGCCCGCGGTCACCTGGCGTTCGGCCACGGCGTCCACCAGTGCCTGGGCCAGCAGCTCGCCCGCGTCGAGATGCGCGCCGGGTTCGAGGCGCTGCTGCGCCGGTTCCCGGACCTCGCGCTCGCCGTCCCGGCCGGCGAGGTGAGGCTCAAGAGCGACATGAACATCTACGGCGTCCACGAGCTGCCGGTCACCTGGTCGGACGCGCGGGAGGTGTCGGCGTGA
- a CDS encoding PP2C family protein-serine/threonine phosphatase has product MPEEDRSWQSVLVQVVNRSHLATAEDLPGIIDDAAALVGLMAELYLADLGQRELHPVRPRGGASMSVDATVAGRAFTRSEIVVSRAEGGAPCLWSPLLDGTERLGVVRFTLPEGADPQDTVLRSRCWALSGQMAHLVLSKQLYSDLFHRVRRTRPLSVASELLWQLLPPKVFATDRVVIVAAMEPYDQVGGDGFDYAVDDGGAYVAIFDAMGHDLHAGLTTSIALAATRNARRAGADLVATAALADETITAHRPADSFSYATAFLARLDLHTGELGYLNAGHPPPVVIRGGRVVRVLDAQGTTPLGLAHLGGGKPVVLTEQLQPGDRVLFYSDGVTEARDPDGEQFGLDRLVDLTERHEAGGLPAAETLRRVVRAVLDHQDGRLQDDATLLLLEWTTTDQSALLPTL; this is encoded by the coding sequence GTGCCCGAAGAAGATCGCAGCTGGCAGTCGGTGCTCGTGCAGGTCGTCAACCGGTCGCACCTGGCGACGGCGGAGGACCTACCGGGCATCATCGACGACGCCGCGGCCCTGGTCGGGCTCATGGCGGAGCTGTACCTGGCCGATCTGGGGCAGCGGGAGCTGCACCCGGTCAGGCCGCGGGGTGGCGCGTCGATGTCGGTGGACGCGACGGTGGCCGGGCGGGCGTTCACCCGGTCGGAGATCGTCGTCTCCCGCGCCGAGGGCGGGGCGCCGTGCCTGTGGTCGCCGCTGCTGGACGGCACCGAGCGCCTCGGTGTGGTGCGGTTCACCCTGCCCGAGGGTGCCGACCCGCAGGACACGGTGCTGCGCTCCCGCTGCTGGGCGCTGTCGGGCCAGATGGCCCACCTCGTGCTGAGCAAGCAGCTCTACAGCGACCTGTTCCACCGCGTGCGCCGCACCCGGCCGCTGTCGGTGGCCTCCGAGCTGCTGTGGCAGCTGCTGCCGCCGAAGGTGTTCGCCACCGACCGGGTGGTGATCGTCGCGGCGATGGAGCCCTACGACCAGGTCGGCGGGGACGGGTTCGACTACGCCGTGGACGACGGCGGCGCCTACGTGGCGATCTTCGACGCGATGGGCCACGACCTGCACGCCGGCCTGACCACCTCGATCGCGCTGGCCGCGACCCGCAACGCCCGCCGCGCCGGCGCGGACCTCGTCGCCACCGCCGCGCTGGCCGACGAGACGATCACCGCGCACCGCCCGGCCGACTCGTTCTCGTACGCCACGGCGTTCCTCGCGCGGCTGGACCTGCACACCGGCGAGCTGGGCTACCTCAACGCCGGGCACCCGCCGCCGGTGGTGATCCGCGGTGGCCGGGTGGTGCGGGTGCTCGACGCGCAGGGCACCACCCCGCTGGGGCTGGCGCACCTGGGAGGGGGCAAGCCCGTCGTGCTGACCGAGCAGCTCCAGCCCGGCGACCGGGTGCTGTTCTACAGCGACGGCGTCACCGAGGCCCGCGACCCCGACGGCGAGCAGTTCGGCCTGGACCGGCTGGTCGACCTGACCGAACGCCACGAGGCCGGCGGCCTGCCCGCGGCGGAGACGCTGCGCCGCGTCGTGCGCGCCGTGCTCGACCACCAGGACGGGCGGCTCCAGGACGACGCCACCCTCCTGCTGCTGGAGTGGACCACCACGGACCAGTCCGCCCTGCTGCCCACGCTGTGA
- a CDS encoding ATP-binding protein: MDTETREPGGEFGFSPQEAPPLGRLRQWVRSRLADACPDLLGDVELVITELVSNAYDHAGGLLAVRLSRRPDGAVRVEVDDAAATGVLRLGASTLGEARGRGLVMVDNLSRTWGVWRRGDRKVVWATVPAA; encoded by the coding sequence GTGGACACCGAGACCCGCGAGCCGGGCGGCGAGTTCGGCTTCTCGCCGCAGGAGGCGCCGCCCCTGGGCCGGCTGCGGCAGTGGGTGCGGAGCCGGCTGGCCGACGCGTGCCCGGACCTGCTCGGCGACGTCGAGCTGGTGATCACCGAACTGGTCTCCAACGCCTACGACCACGCGGGCGGGCTGCTCGCCGTGCGCCTGTCCCGCCGACCCGACGGAGCCGTGCGGGTCGAGGTCGACGACGCCGCGGCCACCGGCGTGCTCCGGCTCGGCGCGTCGACGCTGGGGGAGGCCCGCGGGCGCGGACTGGTCATGGTCGACAACCTCAGCCGGACGTGGGGAGTGTGGCGGAGGGGCGACCGCAAGGTCGTGTGGGCCACCGTGCCGGCCGCCTGA